The Synechocystis sp. PCC 6714 nucleotide sequence AATTCCTGCTCTGTTAATACTTTTGCCTGCCCCTGGCGGTTAATTTTCATTCAATAAAGTGGAAATAAATACGAACGTGGAGAATTTTAGGCTAGAATCTGACTAGGTATAGTCAGGTAAGGAAATGACTAATTCAGCAACCCAAGGTTTGGACACTTTTCAAACTTGGAAATTAGAAGATGCCAAAGCTCGTTTTAGCGAATTGGTACGCTTAGCCCAGGCAGAGAATCCCCAGCTTGTCACAGTGCGGGGTAAAGATGCTGTGGTGGTTCTTTCTGCTGATCAATTTGCT carries:
- a CDS encoding type II toxin-antitoxin system Phd/YefM family antitoxin, coding for MTNSATQGLDTFQTWKLEDAKARFSELVRLAQAENPQLVTVRGKDAVVVLSADQFAKLLPLMAQPNIHEFLSQSPLNRLDFEQSSVISPVRAVEL